TGTCTCACACaataattaataatttaatataaatataaagagtaatataaataaaagaaattaaaagatGGAGCTATAACAAAAGAACCGAGAACTGAGAAAGGTAAAAAAATATACTTTTCTGTGATCcacttaaataaataaataaattttaaaaaaaaaactgccTATTGATGGGAAATGGGGATGCACGTGTGTTTTGGGTAAACAAAGATGCTGTGGAGTGTAGAGTAGTGACTTTACAGAAGTAGTCCACAAGGAGGAAAAAAGCCAAAATCATTTTCATTTAATGTTATGAATTGAGCTTTTAGATTTTGGGGCCCTATTTTCCCTTGGGCCCCTATGCTATGAACCTAATTGCACAGCCTTTGGACCTCCCCTGACTCTTATTCACCGAAGCCTCGCAATATCGATTTAAGGAAAAAGAATAAAGTCAAGACAGATGGTGACATAAACAAAATTGAGCAAGCCATAATGAATTGGAAGAAAAAGGTGACATGTTACTAAGTTACTAACACATGATCAATCATTTAGCTAAAGCTAGTAATGAGTCGTAATCGCAGCTTCTATTGAGTTTCTATATTACCATTATTTAAGATTATTCCACACACAATAATTTCGAATTTGAGAAGTTGGTGCAATAATAGTGCCTCTTACAATCTTGCTTATTATTCACGAAAAACATCACTGTCTAGTCACTCCGTTCCAGTGATATGTTTActttttctctattttcctcttaCAAAATAAAGAAAATATAAACATATCATTGAAACCGACGTAGTATTGAAAAGTTGGGCTTCCTCTTGCAACCCATATCAGAAGGTGGATTTATCACTAAAGAGGTCACGAGGACTCATGACACCTTTGTTGGGCCATACGTTTAATAAGTTACCAAAGATCGTTGACAAATTACTTTAAATCGTCGATAATTTTAACGGGAAATTCACATGAACcctcgaactttgtcattttgcacgtgacatacaactttttaagtttgtgtacatgataCCCTTCATGTTTGATTTTCATTCACAACTTGTCCTTTTTGTCGCTATATaaaactcaattgcgcataatTCATAGACCGAAATTCAGAATTGACCAATTTTTTTCCCCCTAAAATGATTATGTCGTCATAATTTATGatttaaggaaaaaaaaaattgtcgattGACATTTTATAGGATTTTTTGttaacgaaaatctcaaatcaaccatatattcgatcttaaatttccgaatgaccaTTTTTCTTTTATCAATTTATATATCTCGAAGAGGcaatgaatttgaaaaaaaaaaaaattagtcaattccgatttttagtctatgatttatgctcaattgaaaattttaggAACGATAAAAAGGGCACGTTGTACTTGAAAATCAAATCACAAAAATATCTTGTGCACAAATTTAAAAAGTTgaataccacgtgaattttctgtaattttaataaattatCCAAATTGTCATTCCTATAAAAAAAACATTTCAATTAAACAATCGAGAAACAATTTAATCGAAAAATAAGAACATAATTTGACCCAACCGGCTTAACGGACTCATGAATCTTAGACTTGGAaaacgggtcgggtcaattcgagtTAACACTTAACAAGGATTCGGGCCGAACTATTATAAGTCTGCAACAACAAACATCCGAGTCGTGTTAATTCAGGGCGTCCCTGTAGTACTAGTATCAGCGAAAAGCGGTGGTTGATTGGGGATGGATCGCAAACGATCACGCGAAGACTGGCCGGAGTTAAGTCCACATTCCCTCAAAGTTTCGGTTGCGAGAGCTTCGGATGGTATTGTCAGCATTGTTTCTCATGATGTTCCTGGTTTGTCCTTgtattcatttatttaccttttcatTCTTTGTTAAAAGGGACTAAATCCTCAAATTTATGAACTGAGTTCAAGTTTCTTTCTATTTTATGCATATATGTATGTGTATGTTAGCGGAGATGATTGGGAAGATCACTGGATATGCTGAGATTCTGCCGCCGCCAAAGGAATTCATCTTTTGTGGATCCGGATTCATCATTGAATGCAATACTTGTTCTTCTTCTGCTAAACAGAGTACTAGTAGTCTTCGTAGTCGTAGTCGATATTTATGTACAGTTTTAGCTCCTGCTTCTCTATTTAAGCGTCCTAATGATGTTCCCCTTAATACTATTAAGGTCACCTTCCTCCCTTCTGCTCCCTCTTGCTTTTGTGTTTCTTCCGTATTCCAATCATTTGCTCACCTTTGGTTTGAAATTAGAAAGGAATAAAACGGTAAACAATACTTTTACCAGCTGTTGATTCGCTTTTTTATTATTGTGGTTCGGCAGATTGATGTTTTTGGGTCAACCGAAGTATTATACAAGGCTAAACTGTTGGCTTGTGATTTTCACTATAATCTCGCTCTTATTACCTTCAAATCCAGGTCTCAACTTCAAGCCCTAACCTTTAAGGCCATAGATGATGTCTTATCTATTGACCCATTCCATCGGTTTCAGTCGAGGGAGCTGTCAGCTTTTCAGCTTCAACCCCATTCCAATTTATTTAAGGTTGTCCTTGGAACCAAGATTTTCTGTGTTTGGCGCCATCATGACCATCCATACGATCTTTATACTGCTTCTCGTTTTTTCAGGTATCACTATGCCATGTTCTTTTCTGGTTAAGACTACTGGTATAGTTTAGGATCCCTGCTGTATGTACTCTCTAGTGCTTATAGTTCCCTTCCTTTGTTCGCAGCTCAAGCTGCCCTAAGGAATTTGGATGCAACGAACTCTACAAGATAAAGAGCAACGATAATAAACTTGTAAgatatttgtctttgtttatacATGTCTTAGAAATGCACTAAGATGTTCATGTAAAATTCACTTATCACAAAAGTAACTCACGATATATCAACGTGTATGTGGATGTGTCAAACTAGAATTCTTTGTGTTGTACCTTTACTACCTTTATACATTATGCTAACATGTGCTCAAGTTCCAATGTTTTGGCTCTCAACTTGCAGCTTTTAGCCTTTCAATCCTTGCCATTTATCACCAGAGACTGTTTTACGCTAAATTTTGCCAGTTGGTTTCTGATCTAAAAGATCAAGTATGAAAAATTTGAAGAACCTTATGATTTAGATTTCATGTACCTCCATGATATATGTTGTTGCTTACTTTACATGTTCTTTTAGGTTTTTAGCACTGCAATTTCTATTCTGTTTGTTTGAGGCGCATGCACAATGGAGCATCACGGTCTTTTGTTTTTACTGTAGCACCATCTTATTTTATCTAGTTTAGTAATATTGCTACTAAAGTATTCTCACAGGATAACACATTATTAACCACTAAATATATTCATAATCTACCTTGTTGTAGAGTTTTGATGGGGGACCAGCCCTCAACGCTTCTGGAGAAGTTATTGGAGTCGTTTTCAATAAATATTCCTTCTTACCAAGTAATATCGTATTAAGATGGTGGAGTCATTACAAAAGTTCCGGGTAAGTTAGATTCATTTTCATGTGTGTGTTACAATTCCAAACTTTAATCTAGTTATTTGTCATTTTTTGTTGTTGCGTCTTGTCGGAATTTGAGTTGGTAAGAAAGATAACTTCCCTAGTGTTTAGCTTTTTTTTGCCACATTGCTCATTTGATTCTAAAGTGTTATGCATAGGTATTCCACAATTGTATTGAAGGATGTGATGCTCGGACTTGGATACGAGGATCCGACACGGGTACCGATCCGAGTGTCGGATCCTTGAAATCTCAAAAACAAGGACCCGGATACGAGgatccaaatttaaatttggactcggctaatttttatttttttctgaaaaaattgattattagttaaaaaatcaaagaaaagaaaggaaaagtagTTTCTTCATGTTTAACATGAATGAAGACTTCATTAGCATTAAATTCATGTCAAGATCAAACCTGATATAGGGCTGCTGTACAAAACAGAGGTTAAAAACAAAACACTCTCACACCGATTTCTCATAGATGGATCCGTCAAGGATCCATGTCCGGATCCTGTCCACCGGATCCTCAGGGTCAGGTGAAGAGTCCGAGCATCACAGATATTTGAAGGTAAGCTTAATAATGTACATTATTATCATTTCTTAAGGAACTACCTTGAGTTTGACGACATTCTTTCCATGCATTACTagtcttctctcctttattacacttttttgccgactactttcttatatattttacttggtttacttttaaggcattctggacccttaattctatttcggttttcataatcgttttaatcttttctctcgatttaaattttaagtttttataaaagaaatccgaaattcgattttaaaacctgtaactctgtaagtttaccttgactttccattacattttcgctcccccttttgtttttcattttcccttttctattcgctttttgaggtgtgcgttcacctatggacggttctaaaggatgattcatgtcagccgaccccaaatcattttgggattaaggctctgatgttgttgttgttgtctagaATGGAACTAAATACATTATATGTTTTGCTTTTGGATTATGACGAGAGAGCAGTTGATGCACTAATGTAGCTGTACTTATTATTCTGAAGTAGTTCTTATCTGATGCAATTCCCAGTGCAGTTTTTATTGTGAGTTGCATGTACCGACACCCCCCTTGTGTCTTTTCGTACATGGAGGACGCCTCTTTCTATATGAGTGTGGCAATGGGGCTATGAGAAGAGTGGAAAACTAACACATCATAATATCTTTTCACCATTAGCATGTATTTATTTGTGAAGTTTTTGGTGTAGGGAGTTCCATCGCCCTTTTCTTGGTATGGAAGTTCTCAATCTGCCTGATGCCGATTTAGAATTTCTCGCCCAATTTATAACCAGATTCCCAAATATATCCACTGCTGTAATTGTAACTAAGGTTAGATATCTGCCTTACTGCTATGCTGATTTATGGTTCAGTTATTTGTGTCATCGACCTTTTATGTATGAAACTCTTTTGTAATATTTCCCATCCACTATTCAATTCAGCTATTTTAATTCGCATTTCTACCAACACATGTAGATAGTTGAGCTTGTTTTCACCTTCACAATATCAAACTCTTTGTAGGGAGTTCAGGGGAAGAACTGCTGTATAAGACTTTCCTTAATATAAAGAACAAAAAAAGCGTACTCATTGAGACTTCTACTATGAGTGTTAGGACTCTTGCTTTGTCATTTATACCGTCTTTAAGTTCTTAACACATGATTTGACATACTCCTGTTTTGACCAAAAGGACAGGCATATACAAAGACTGCCTAATTTATTTATATTTTCCATTTGAGCAGTGGCGTAATAATCTTTGAATTGACCCTTATGCACTTTGAAAGTTAGACTCTAACCAACTGAGACTTGAATAAACGTGAAATCTACTGCGCACTTTTTCAAATTACTCTGATATTAATTGTGCTATGGTTTATGATTGAAGATAAGTAACAAAAGCTTTTTTTTGTATGTCATTGTGATGGGGCTTACTTATCTTATCCTACTCTCTGTGTTTTCAAGAATTGTGCACTAGCAATATCTAGTCACTCTGAGGTTGGTTATGTGTGCTGCAGGTTGAGGAAGACTCTCCAGCTTTTTGTTCTGGGATATGCACCAACGATGTCATAATAAGAGTAGATGACAAACAAGTAAAGAGTAAATTGCAGGTATTTTCAAACGTCCCAATGTATTTTCGCAAAACTAGTTCCTGGTTTATAATATGAGGAAAAGATGTACCGGGAACAGTGGGGTTTGGGGGGATAGAGTTGCTCTAAGTCTCTTATGGTTGGTAATCACAGCTCCTTTTTTCCTTTTTAATCAACTGAGATCCTCTCCAGTTACTGGAGGATCCAGAGGATCCAGTACCAAATTTACAAAGTGAGCATAGGATATTGGCCTGAAGTTTTTTTTTCCAACTTATTCGTTTATTTACTTTGGATCGACAATTTCAACAACAGTTCTTGAAAGCAACCCCAAATCAGTTTTGGAGTGGTTTGTTGTTGTGGCTGTGGAGACTAATTGATGTTCTTTTGCTGATGGAATGTTATACCATTATAGTGATTATACTATCAAATTCCACTATTTAAATTGAACTCTATGTGGAGGAGTAGAGAAGAGAACTCTGTTACAGTGGTCATTCTAATCGTGTTTATGTAATCATATGTTACTTGCATTTGTTACCCGTTTGATGACCAGCATAAGGTAGTTATTTGTATGTTATTTTGATTTTAGTTTTTTGAGACAATATGGGAGAAAGCTGGGAAATCTGTGGAGTTCAATGTTCTTAAGAGTAACTGATGGTGAAGAATTGAATATGAGCTTTGTGATTGAAGAGACCAGCCCAGACAAATTTCATCAGTAAGCTTCTTAATTGATTTTGTCCAAGATATTTTGTGATGCGAGTACAAAGAAATACTGTAGGAGAGAGTCCTAGGGATGTCATACGTCAATGGGACCGAACAGGGGGGGAGCGGATGTAGGCTTCCCTGCTTCATAACCACCAAGAAAAATGCATATCCATACCCTCGCCACCACACATGGCGGGTGGAAGTTTCCAAACCATATCCACCCCATCGGTGAACATCTATAACCACAGCCGCCCCATTTGCCCACCATCCATCTATGATTCTATTCCGTACTTTATTCactattatttttaataaaactTGTCTTTATTGTGAGTTTATACATATTAAAATAATTTGATTTCGACGTCGTAATTTAACATTTCATTAATTTTCACGAAGATAGACTGGTTGTTGGGCAATAAGTTTAAAAGATAAACATCTCTATATAAATGGTAGTGATCATACTGGATTAATTCGCGAGGCAGCAGGTATGATGCAAAATTCCCTAAGATAGACTGGTCGTTGGGCAATAAGTTGAGATCTTGAACTCTGTCCATCCATGTTTTTTTTCATATCTATGTTTCTTATTGCGGCCACAATGTAGGCCATCATGGCCGAGCTTCTGTTGTTACTGCTAAATCTTGGAAACCGGTTAAAAATGGTTTTCACACATAAACTCAAAACCCTTGTTGTATAGTATTCGGCGTGGCGACCAAATGCATTGTAATTCGGTGCTTACTTCTTCGGCACCTTAATTCTGATGTCACTAGCTGAAGCTTCAAACTCTTGACATCTCGCATTGTTTCTGCAATTTCAGGTGGCCACATCCTCGTTGGTATACAGTACGCTGACTATGGTTGGAGTAAGTTGCAGGGTGTCTGAGAAATGTTTATGGTGAGCAGTGTCTGCTGCTCTCAAGCTTGAAGGCAGGCAAATAAGTCTAAGGTCGAGATATTCGGGGCCGAGTATCACTCGCCTAAAGTATCATCTTGATATCTACTGTATTGCACCCTAATGTATGTGTGTTGTAATATTTAGCTTCTGATCCTGTTTAAGGAAATCAGGAACAAGAGACGGACTGTAAATTATTGTGGAACAGCCATAAGAAATATCTGCCATATTTAACCCCATTCATTTTTAATAGCACCTTTCCAGTATGTAGAATTATGTAAGCAAACATAATTAGGGTCATACATATCGTGATATCGAGACTGTAACCAAACATAATTACAGTATGTAGAATTATGTCGGGCTGTCAACAGAATGACACacttagggtccgtttggattgagggaaagggagggattcaatttcctttgtttggatacAAAATATAGGAGGGAATTGAGAGGATTTATTTTCCCTCCTATAGaacaaactataatctttccTACAATGGtaagatttggaaggaaaactTTGTTTGGActctattattgttattactagTTTGAAAGCACGTACTTCGTATGAGTTAATTACCTTGATTATTTTAAAACAAAGTTATAAAACATTATTGAATAGTTGTTTTGAAGTTCAAATCCGGATGTTAGTGTGTtacataattctaaaaaaaaatcCTAATCCCTTGTGGTATTTTGATAAgtacttgattctaagcattAAGTAGCTTCTAAAGCTTTGTTATTTCAAATTCTAACAAAATTTATTTAGTACTAATCATCATAATTGTAAGGGAATCAGGGCGCTTTGATAGCCCTTATGATTAATATAAAGACAGGTGTGAAATTAATGAATAATTTATATTTActgtattttgtgaggggaaataaAGTAAATATAAACTATTGATTGAGACGGAtggagtatatattttgtttgatcATCTACCAACCctttaaatatgaacaatttatttACACATGTCATGCTTTTAAATTAGTTATTTCAAATTTTTTGTTCAATTAATAAAACTGTTTTTacataataataacaaaaataataataattaatcttctaaTTATTAATACACAGAATTCAtttttatgttctttctttcacaAAGTACGTAATGTATACTCCTATGATCATCTTATTGCTATTATTCCACCGTACAGACGTAAAAGATAAACTCATCTATGTTTTTGGTCACTATAAgcaaacatacaatttagtgacaacaaaattatagtttgttaaattttaattttaaccgtTAATAATAAAAACTTTTAATAACTCTCTTTCACAATAGTTaagtgactcaaaagattttgggctGATTCCCAAGTTTCAAAGAtgacttttatttatataatcataagatcaccctaccttatgctaatttttcaatgtgagataattctactatttatacgtactatattcacaacacctccattatttttcaatgtgggacaaatatcatactaagaaatacaccatctttttcacacctagctcgacatccaacccaaatcccgaaatacggacaattgctacccattatatctaataatagttatatttaataatatgagcaaatactatatgttaatattcatacgttcaacatccaatccgattaataatgagcaaatactacgGAGTAAAAAACTAATTTTATCTAGGGTCTAAAGTTTTTCGCATGTATATAGGTAACATTTGTGCAATTTTATCTTATTGCTATCAAACTAATCATCCTAAAGTCCAAAGTTTCTTACGTaaaaaattaacatttttttcttataaatattaagaAATTTTTAAGGGTGGAACTCTCTAGatgaaaaaaatgttaaaacttgaaaaaATAACATTATGTAACGTTACATTTAAAGTCGCGTATATAATAAATATACTATTGATGTATGTTCGTTATTTAAAAATTCagcttaaaaattaaaaaataaataactatatataattgtgaaatcacaaaaatcaaaagtataattcaaataaattttactattgtggaggtaataatacaaactcttataagaattatctaagacaatatttaacagactcaaaagattttgggttgatatttaagCTCCAAGGATGATtcgtatttataatcatagaattaCCCCACATTATGTTAAATCTTTCGATgggggacaattctactatttataataacAAGATCAACaaaccttatgttaatctttcgatgtgggataatTCTACTAATTATATTAGGATGAAAGGTTAGGAATTCTCATTAAGCTCAAACAAACAATTACAAAATATGACATAGTTTGATTACATAGCAATTTAGATAAAAAAAACTTATGCAAAAATAGACTTGATCCAACAAACATCACTAGGCCGTCTTGCTCTATTCTGCCAGGGTACTGCACACAGTTTCAATAACTTGAGAGTAACTTGGGCAACAACTTCAGGACGGTCAATAGTAAAATCAATCCTCGCTTTATTCCTCTGAATCCAAACAACATAAAGTCCAGCTTAAACAAAGGCAGTCACCACATTTTTCTTAACAGCACGTCAGCACCTACCTTttatactatttatacgtagtatgttcaccacatctacattatttgtcaatgtgtgacatataacatactaataaGTACATCATTTTTTCGcacctagttcgacatccaactcgATTTAGCAACAATTTGTTCTTTGGAGTCAGGCCTCCTACTCCCCCTTACTTGATGATGAACTATGTAAGTCTTTTAATTTAAGTAtttatttaaacaaaaaaaaaagattgaagGCGGAAAATTTCGACTCAATTAAAAATTtgtgataataaaatacaaataaatttggtattaagacTACATAAGACATTATGGACTATGGGTCTTTTAGAAAAATGTTTTTGTAGCCTTTTATTATGAGTCTGTTGGTTGTTCCTAGAGCTAAGATGGTAACTGGACTATGAATTCTTTGTTATACTTGGATTTCTTCAACTGTTGTTCGTTTAATTGTCTGACTAATATTCAATGAGCTGGTCTCATTGTAATGAAATAATACCTAACTCATTTTtatattctcattctcattaaattgaataattaaaacattattAACATTGTAATCCACTTTAATATAGGAAATactattataataattaaaacattatcCACATTATTTTTATAGCAGATTGTGAAGTTAAAGATacaaactcttaaaaactctctaagacaatacttgagagactcaaaagattttgggttgataaataAATTTCAAGGATGTCTTCTATTTATAGTCATAGAATCAcgccaccttatgttaatctttcgatgtgggataattttattatttatatatgttcaatgtgaaacatataaaatactaagaagtatatcatctttaatatgtgcaaataatatgaaatctatactctaatgataacattttttttaccatgaatctaatatactattttcaaaaaaaaagtaacgaatttttttttgaaaatgaaatgtaaaatttttttatataaaaattaaaaaaatcacttgaatataatttaggaaatatatattataataattaaaatattttttactttattttttatatcaaaaaatattatttatgattctttcctaaattgatttttgatgatgtgggcAACTTATAATCGCTCGGAAAAAGCCTATTTTATAAATATACTAGTTTGAAAGCTCGTACTTCGTACGggttaatgaccttgataatTTTAAAACAAAGCTATAAAACATTATCGAATAGGTGTTTAGAAGTTCAAATCCGGGTGTCACATAATTGTAAAGAAGATGAAATATCTAAATCCCTTTTAGTCTCTTGATACGAACTTGATTCTAAGCATTACGTAGCTTCTAaagctttgttatctcgaattcAAGAAAAACTTATTGAGTACTAATAACCGTAAGTGTAAGGGAATCAGGACGTTTTGACAGCCCTTATGATTAATATAAAAACATGGGCAAAATTAAAGAGTCAACTTATGTCAACGGCCACATTCAACAAATGATTATATATATTGTTTGAACCATCTACCTACCCTTTAAATGTGACGATTTATTTACGTGTTATATACATATATGCACGTAAATTGTAGAGTAAGACGGTCTTATATTGCGAGAAGGccaatattttcaaaaatttattcGAGAAGGTTAATACTATGAAGTTTATTCATTTACTACTATCAACAGATTACGTAATAAAAATATTTCATAGTATAAGACCATTCCTTCAGAAAGCATATGTAATGTATACCCCTACGAATCTATGATCATTTTATTGATATCATTTCACTCTAGAAGTTAAACTCATCTATGGGTTGATACCTTAGTTCCAAGGATGACTTTTATTTATAATTATAGGATCactccatcttatgttaatcatTCGATGTATACAAAAATTTCATAGTATAAGATCATTTcgcataataatta
The Silene latifolia isolate original U9 population chromosome 11, ASM4854445v1, whole genome shotgun sequence genome window above contains:
- the LOC141612495 gene encoding uncharacterized protein LOC141612495; its protein translation is MDRKRSREDWPELSPHSLKVSVARASDGIVSIVSHDVPAEMIGKITGYAEILPPPKEFIFCGSGFIIECNTCSSSAKQSTSSLRSRSRYLCTVLAPASLFKRPNDVPLNTIKIDVFGSTEVLYKAKLLACDFHYNLALITFKSRSQLQALTFKAIDDVLSIDPFHRFQSRELSAFQLQPHSNLFKVVLGTKIFCVWRHHDHPYDLYTASRFFSSSCPKEFGCNELYKIKSNDNKLSFDGGPALNASGEVIGVVFNKYSFLPSNIVLRWWSHYKSSGEFHRPFLGMEVLNLPDADLEFLAQFITRFPNISTAVIVTKVEEDSPAFCSGICTNDVIIRVDDKQVKSKLQFFETIWEKAGKSVEFNVLKSN